The nucleotide sequence ATCCTCTCCTCCCGGTTTTCCTCACGGTCACGCTCGGCGCGGGCCCCGCCGTCCTCGGGATCATCGAAGGGGTGGCGGAAACCACCGCCTCGCTCCTCAAGCTCTTCTCGGGCGCCTGGTCGGACCGGCTCGGGCGAAAGAAACCGCTGGTGCTCGCGGGGTACCTCCTCTCCTCCGTGGCAAGGCCCCTTGTGGGGTTCGCCTCCGCCTGGGGGCATGTGCTCGCGGTGCGATTCTCCGACCGGATCGGAAAGGGGATCCGCAGTTCCCCCCGGGACGCCCTCATCGCCGCCTCGGTCCCCGCGAGCGACCGGGGACGCGCGTTCGGTCTGCAGAGGGCGATGGACCACATGGGGGCCGTGATCGGACCCGGCATCGCCTTCCTTCTGTTGGCGGGGGCCGGCCTGTCCTACCGCTCCGTCTTTTTCCTCGCAGCAATCCCGGGGGCCGCTGCCGTCGCCGCCCTCCTGTTCCTGGTGCGGGATCCCGGGACGCCGGCCTCCCGGCACGCCGGAGGATTCCTGCACGACGGGTCCCTCCCCCGACCTTTCCGCCGCTACCTGCTGATCGTCTCCCTGTTCACCCTCGGGAACGCAAGCGACGCCTTCCTCATCCTTCGCGCGGTGGACGCGGGAGTGCCGGCCGCCTGGGTCCCGCTGCTCTGGGCGGCGTTCCACGTCATGAAGTCGTCCTTCTCCACCTACGCGGGGATCCTCTCCGACCGGTGGAGCAGGAGGCATCTGATCGTCGGGGGGTGGCTCGTGTACGCGTTGTGCTACGCGGCCTGGGGGGTGGTTACGGGACCGGCGTGGATGGTCGGGCTCTTCCTCGTCTATGGGCTCTATTCGGCGGCCACCGAGGGCGCAGAGCGGGCATTCGTAGCCGACTTCGT is from Candidatus Deferrimicrobiaceae bacterium and encodes:
- a CDS encoding MFS transporter gives rise to the protein MNRKSLPRNVVALGLVSLLTDLSSDMIYPLLPVFLTVTLGAGPAVLGIIEGVAETTASLLKLFSGAWSDRLGRKKPLVLAGYLLSSVARPLVGFASAWGHVLAVRFSDRIGKGIRSSPRDALIAASVPASDRGRAFGLQRAMDHMGAVIGPGIAFLLLAGAGLSYRSVFFLAAIPGAAAVAALLFLVRDPGTPASRHAGGFLHDGSLPRPFRRYLLIVSLFTLGNASDAFLILRAVDAGVPAAWVPLLWAAFHVMKSSFSTYAGILSDRWSRRHLIVGGWLVYALCYAAWGVVTGPAWMVGLFLVYGLYSAATEGAERAFVADFVPPERRGTAFGWFHLAVGVSALPASVLFGVLWTKYGAQTAFGVSAGLAVAASGLLLFLSPPSAPAGDAPGIR